In Desulfovibrio sp. JC010, the following proteins share a genomic window:
- a CDS encoding peroxidase-related enzyme (This protein belongs to a clade of uncharacterized proteins related to peroxidases such as the alkylhydroperoxidase AhpD.), which translates to MSEVKISRYPVPELSEMPEDVKETILAFQEKLGFIPNVLTALAHRPEEFRAFIAYNNAVMGKESGLSAAEKEMLIIAHSAHNGCVYCVASHGAVMRLETGDPTISEKVAINYREAGLTDRQVAMCDFAMKLTTDSKAVNEADFEVLRGHGLSDDDIWDIAGIVSFFNLSNRMMSFLAVHPDSQFYAMGR; encoded by the coding sequence ATGAGTGAAGTAAAAATCAGCCGTTATCCCGTGCCCGAACTGAGTGAAATGCCCGAAGATGTAAAAGAAACCATCCTCGCTTTTCAGGAGAAACTGGGCTTCATCCCCAACGTGCTCACCGCTCTGGCGCATCGTCCTGAAGAGTTCCGGGCATTCATCGCTTACAACAATGCGGTCATGGGTAAGGAAAGCGGATTGAGCGCAGCTGAAAAAGAAATGCTGATCATCGCCCATTCCGCTCACAACGGCTGCGTCTACTGCGTGGCTTCCCACGGTGCGGTCATGCGTCTTGAAACCGGAGATCCAACCATTTCAGAAAAGGTTGCCATCAACTACCGTGAAGCGGGGCTTACTGATCGTCAGGTTGCCATGTGTGATTTCGCCATGAAGCTGACCACTGATTCCAAAGCTGTAAACGAAGCTGATTTTGAAGTGCTGCGCGGCCACGGTCTGTCTGATGACGATATCTGGGATATCGCGGGAATAGTATCCTTTTTCAACCTTTCCAACCGCATGATGAGTTTTCTGGCTGTGCACCCTGACAGCCAGTTTTACGCAATGGGCAGATAG
- a CDS encoding nitroreductase family protein encodes MLNFKVNEELCIRCGKCITDCPPMCISMQEGDFPVIQDEGKCMRCQHCLAICPTGAISIMGAAPSDSIELQYELPTAHSMEALIKGRRSIRKYKKKALDDKTITKLLETAFHAPTGVNAQGVFFTATATAEATEELRKEIYTKLDAMLAKGGYDEKDLRYIYMNMANKAFKEHDMDIILRGAPHILIASAPKTVPLPKEDCIIALTTFDLLAQTMGVGTLWDGMLKWCVNDFFPELAAKLGVPEDHEIGYTMVFGRPAVQYHRTVQRTPKINLVK; translated from the coding sequence ATGCTTAATTTCAAAGTAAACGAAGAACTCTGCATCCGCTGCGGCAAATGCATCACCGATTGTCCGCCCATGTGCATTTCCATGCAGGAAGGCGACTTTCCGGTAATTCAGGACGAAGGGAAATGTATGCGCTGCCAGCACTGTCTGGCTATCTGTCCCACCGGGGCCATTTCCATTATGGGTGCGGCCCCGTCAGACTCCATTGAACTGCAGTACGAGCTGCCCACCGCCCATTCCATGGAAGCACTTATCAAAGGCCGCCGCTCCATCCGCAAGTACAAAAAGAAAGCCCTTGACGACAAAACCATCACCAAACTGCTGGAAACAGCATTTCATGCTCCCACCGGGGTTAATGCACAAGGCGTGTTCTTCACCGCCACAGCTACCGCCGAAGCAACCGAAGAGCTGCGCAAGGAAATTTACACCAAACTCGATGCAATGCTTGCCAAGGGCGGATATGATGAAAAAGACCTGCGCTATATTTATATGAACATGGCCAACAAAGCCTTCAAAGAACATGATATGGACATCATCCTGCGCGGTGCCCCGCATATCCTCATTGCCAGTGCGCCCAAAACCGTTCCCCTGCCCAAAGAAGATTGCATTATCGCCCTGACCACCTTCGACCTGCTGGCCCAGACCATGGGCGTCGGCACCCTCTGGGACGGCATGCTCAAATGGTGCGTGAATGACTTCTTCCCGGAACTGGCCGCAAAGCTCGGCGTACCCGAAGATCACGAAATCGGCTACACCATGGTATTCGGCCGTCCTGCAGTACAATACCATCGTACTGTTCAGCGCACCCCGAAAATTAATCTTGTCAAATAA
- a CDS encoding helix-turn-helix domain-containing protein has product MRHDRYNCNQGCPVEATLEVIGGKWKGAILYHLLEKSYRFGELKRTMPSITQHMLTKQLRELEKEGIVNRKVYAQVPPKVEYSVTEYGETLRPLIMMMRDWGKKHFGL; this is encoded by the coding sequence ATGCGTCACGACAGATATAATTGCAATCAAGGCTGCCCGGTAGAAGCCACATTGGAAGTAATCGGCGGAAAATGGAAAGGAGCCATCCTCTATCACCTGCTGGAAAAATCTTACCGGTTCGGTGAACTGAAGAGAACCATGCCTTCCATCACCCAGCACATGCTCACCAAGCAGCTGCGGGAACTGGAAAAAGAAGGAATTGTAAACCGCAAGGTATACGCACAGGTTCCCCCGAAAGTGGAGTATTCCGTTACCGAATACGGCGAGACCCTGCGTCCGCTGATCATGATGATGCGCGACTGGGGAAAAAAACACTTCGGGCTTTAG
- a CDS encoding SDR family NAD(P)-dependent oxidoreductase encodes MKYENETMQKTILITGSTDGIGLVTARMLLEQGHKVLLHGRNKTKLAKVVSDLSSIAGSGNIESYVADLSIIAEAGRLADEVAAKHDKLDALINNAGVYRVSATASPDSLDVRFVVNTIAPYLLTKKLLPLLRTSGRVVNLSSAAQAPLVAHDLASVSSQPDGIVYAQSKLAITMWSAAMAAETLGSEGPVVVAVNPASMLGSKMVKEAYGVNGGDLRIGADILCRAALSDEFADASGKYFDNDSGRFSSPHPDAMNARKCAEVVDVIEDLLARFSN; translated from the coding sequence GTGAAGTATGAAAATGAAACCATGCAGAAAACTATCCTCATAACAGGTTCAACTGACGGCATCGGCCTCGTAACAGCAAGGATGCTTCTTGAGCAGGGGCATAAGGTTCTGCTGCATGGGCGCAATAAGACAAAACTGGCAAAGGTCGTCAGCGATCTTTCTTCCATTGCCGGAAGCGGGAATATCGAAAGCTATGTTGCTGATCTCTCAATTATCGCAGAAGCGGGAAGGCTGGCTGATGAAGTTGCTGCCAAACACGACAAGCTGGACGCGCTGATCAACAATGCCGGGGTTTATCGTGTTTCCGCAACAGCTTCCCCGGACAGCCTTGATGTACGTTTCGTGGTTAATACCATCGCCCCTTACCTGCTGACTAAAAAGCTGCTGCCGCTGCTCAGAACTTCCGGCCGGGTGGTCAACCTTTCTTCTGCGGCACAGGCTCCGCTGGTTGCACATGATCTGGCCTCCGTCAGCAGCCAGCCCGATGGTATTGTTTATGCCCAGTCCAAGCTCGCAATCACCATGTGGTCCGCAGCCATGGCCGCCGAAACCCTCGGCTCTGAAGGCCCGGTGGTTGTGGCGGTGAATCCTGCTTCCATGCTGGGCAGCAAGATGGTCAAGGAAGCTTACGGAGTAAACGGCGGTGATCTGCGTATCGGTGCGGATATTCTCTGCCGGGCCGCGCTCTCTGATGAGTTTGCAGATGCTTCCGGTAAATACTTTGATAATGATTCAGGCCGATTTTCTTCGCCCCATCCCGATGCCATGAATGCCCGGAAATGTGCTGAAGTGGTGGATGTGATTGAAGACCTGCTGGCCCGGTTTTCCAACTAA
- a CDS encoding radical SAM protein, with amino-acid sequence MRFEGKVYRPWIEWDSLLIQTTLGCTHNKCTFCNMFRDKRFSIRSIEDIFQDIEESRRFYRNVKSVFLVDGNVLALKTDLLLKIITKVKETFPECEKVSLYAGLNDFRRKSIEDLKALKAAGLTKAYTGLESGDPVILERVKKGLTPEQAIEGMTKAKEAGIEVLASFIFGMGGKDRSQEHIEKTVELLNILKPEEIAPMALTVQPGTELEEEIRSGRFIQATPLQMLEEEKYLLENMNFPTFYWGDHGNNIVSSKGMFPDIKEESLRKVESAMLSNPVCKMDVLHNYAW; translated from the coding sequence ATGCGTTTTGAAGGAAAAGTATACCGTCCGTGGATAGAGTGGGACAGTCTGCTGATTCAGACCACCCTCGGATGTACCCATAATAAATGCACCTTCTGCAACATGTTCCGCGATAAACGGTTCAGCATCAGGTCTATTGAGGACATTTTTCAGGATATTGAAGAATCAAGACGTTTCTACCGCAATGTTAAGTCTGTTTTTCTCGTTGACGGCAATGTGCTGGCCTTGAAAACCGACTTGCTGCTCAAGATCATCACCAAGGTTAAGGAGACTTTTCCTGAATGTGAGAAGGTCTCCCTGTATGCCGGGCTGAATGATTTCAGACGCAAGTCCATTGAAGATCTCAAGGCGTTGAAGGCCGCAGGTCTGACCAAGGCCTACACAGGTTTGGAATCAGGCGATCCGGTCATCCTTGAGCGGGTCAAAAAAGGGCTGACCCCGGAGCAGGCCATCGAAGGCATGACTAAAGCCAAGGAAGCGGGCATCGAGGTATTGGCATCATTTATCTTCGGCATGGGTGGAAAAGACCGCTCTCAGGAGCATATCGAGAAAACAGTTGAACTGCTCAACATTCTCAAGCCTGAAGAAATTGCCCCCATGGCTTTGACTGTACAGCCCGGTACCGAACTGGAGGAAGAGATCCGGTCCGGCCGATTCATTCAGGCCACACCGCTTCAGATGCTGGAAGAGGAAAAATACCTGCTGGAAAATATGAACTTTCCTACTTTCTATTGGGGCGACCACGGAAACAACATTGTTTCGTCCAAGGGAATGTTTCCGGACATCAAAGAAGAATCTCTCAGAAAAGTAGAGAGTGCCATGCTCAGCAACCCGGTTTGTAAAATGGACGTGCTCCACAACTACGCCTGGTAA
- a CDS encoding DUF169 domain-containing protein, whose amino-acid sequence MGTWNGLAKEMKELLDLDSSIVSVKRLEDKEGLKNIAGIEKPAGPFTYCQLPYLVRKQGKTIGITKDDATPLAEKMQLRYRCLRVQGLAPADDKQLEHEAKGFAGFWFNDIETARESMKAYPKPSPIEGLALSPLEDEKYEPEYLLVYGNGAQMTLLMNGLQYFEYEQIQSYFTGEGSCADALPRCVETGKPSLCLPCVGERGFGLVNNDEMVIALPADRLQRTVDGLKALKKTGLAYPPAQLEAGMDVTPLFTAWYPIQD is encoded by the coding sequence ATGGGAACTTGGAATGGACTCGCAAAGGAAATGAAGGAACTTTTGGATCTTGATTCCAGCATCGTATCTGTAAAACGTCTGGAAGATAAGGAAGGTCTCAAGAATATCGCGGGTATTGAAAAGCCTGCCGGTCCTTTTACTTACTGCCAGCTGCCTTATCTTGTGCGCAAGCAGGGCAAGACCATCGGCATTACCAAAGATGATGCAACCCCTCTGGCAGAAAAGATGCAACTCCGTTATCGCTGCCTCAGAGTGCAGGGTCTTGCCCCGGCTGATGATAAGCAGCTTGAGCACGAAGCAAAAGGTTTTGCCGGATTCTGGTTCAATGACATTGAAACCGCCCGTGAATCCATGAAGGCTTATCCCAAGCCTTCCCCTATTGAAGGTCTGGCACTCAGCCCGCTGGAAGATGAAAAGTACGAACCTGAATACCTGTTGGTTTACGGTAACGGAGCTCAGATGACCCTGCTTATGAACGGTCTGCAGTATTTTGAATACGAACAGATCCAGTCCTACTTCACAGGTGAAGGTTCCTGTGCGGATGCGCTGCCCCGTTGTGTTGAAACCGGAAAGCCTTCCCTTTGCCTGCCTTGCGTGGGTGAGCGCGGATTCGGTCTGGTGAATAACGATGAAATGGTTATCGCTCTGCCCGCAGACAGATTGCAGCGTACCGTGGACGGCCTCAAGGCCCTGAAAAAGACCGGACTTGCCTATCCTCCGGCCCAGCTTGAAGCCGGAATGGACGTTACTCCTCTGTTTACCGCCTGGTATCCGATTCAGGACTAG